From Rhinatrema bivittatum chromosome 5, aRhiBiv1.1, whole genome shotgun sequence, the proteins below share one genomic window:
- the SLN gene encoding sarcolipin: MSSQFTCSSPSSAYFSCSTGFWTPHYAGRAETQEEIIPAFGFRLPKGDVSFLQGAFFRLPDLCCRPHSQRGIPCSFRSPEAPASAPPPLKMERSTQELFLNFMIVLITVLLMWLLVKSYQE, translated from the exons ATGTCCAGCCAATTCACCTGTTCCTCTCCTTCCTCTGCCTACTTTAGTTGCAGCACAGGATTTTGGACCCCACACTACGCTGGCCGAGCAGAGACACAGGAGGAGATAATACCCGCTTTTGGCTTTAGACTTCCAAAGGGCGACGTATCATTTCTGCAG GGCGCATTCTTTCGTCTTCCTGACCTCTGCTGCCGACCACATTCCCAGAGAGGGATTCCCTGCAGTTTCCGTTCTCCTGAAGCTCCGgcctctgccccacccccactGAAAATGGAGCGATCCACGCAAGAGCTCTTCCTCAACTTCATGATCGTCCTGATTACTGTGCTCCTCATGTGGCTGTTAGTGAAATCCTACCAGGAGTAA